A genomic segment from Nematostella vectensis chromosome 6, jaNemVect1.1, whole genome shotgun sequence encodes:
- the LOC5512040 gene encoding L-tyrosine decarboxylase-like yields the protein MKACSKYTMYSHKKYPNFGRDDANKDKPWAKTGAYFLGPNAENGDVFKSQVVKAIDGHIKFRENYFPQDPDFITDEMRDAPSYQEVIRKMTKEINNMHSELRKSIPFFSSRYKGHVIWDTLMAANLGYMVAFMYNQNNCVAEVGTVTSKFEVGVGRDLCTMIDFDPDKAMGHIVAGGTVANIEAMWAARNVKFYPLGLCDAIRNEEVLAKAKGYKVFLPHRNAYMAITDCTTWELLNLDVDTIVEMPDKVSAMCGMTSSDLLEVLTNYGYDAIGIQNFCARHGLKQNPCVLAPTTAHVSLYKGCTILGMGKGNLITIPVDENARMCVKGLRHLLEDKLANRIPVVSVIAIMGTTEMSAVDPLTDILDLRNEMRRRGLNFMIHADGAWGGYFCTMLRTPPKPEDDGGEYPEWFVPEMHLSNYTTKQLSAIPHLDTITIDPHKSGFCPYPGGAICYRDKRINSFLGITNKVSYLHGSLNLGDVGIEGSKPGAAAAGIIMAHRVVGLHKNGYGRILAECTFTSKLLYCLWTCLGQDDDPFFVVPTKPLPPDRTRVEHIKFMRTRILNRTNEELAQDAEAMEYLREIGPDTMIPCFSFNLKNNSDVNLCNDLVQAVFKDLCMSDDRVSSYRFPMLVTASTYAHHEHSISLRKYKKRLGLDPYDTTGVKYIITTCMDPWATSIDFVDDLGAIMRNAILNAIGTGTDPSVHHDFITTGQLSGNKKNKHMICYYAGQFPAVSHQYCAAFKIQFFNSAEGEAVADAAAKHTEPLTLRSVEQKRLHDLLLYDFEKGDTGRHEPEVKVDCYYGLPTEGKAPFMRTTVRVVDVARFDHFDHTVKKYPEFSRYFMYGSAYKAFIMHIPTKQPDVLQLVELSAVPEGVSPLILQHGAEIEMPFSGTPQTSGKAIVDPLDKSQYEVRMKIEGGAEIRTKIDIAKKIWFDGSVVNGTA from the exons TTACTTTCCTCAAGATCCGGACTTTATCACGGACGAGATGAGAGACGCGCCATCTTACCAGGAGGTAATCCGTAAAATGACCAAAGAAATCAACAACATGCACAGCGAGCTACGGAAGTCAATTCCATTCTTTTCCTCCAGATACAAG GGTCATGTGATATGGGACACCCTGATGGCTGCTAACCTGGGTTACATGGTAGCCTTCATGTACAATCAGAACAACTGCGTCGCCGAGGTAGGCACCGTCACCTCCAAGTTCGAGGTGGGAGTTGGGCGTGATCTCTGTACCATGATCGACTTCGACCCGGACAAG GCAATGGGTCATATTGTTGCTGGTGGCACTGTGGCTAATATAGAAGCGATGTGGGCGGCGCGCAATGTCAAATTTTATCCACTTGGCTTGTGCGATGCCATCAGGAATGAAGAGGTTCTAGCTAAAGCTAAGGGCTACAAGGTCTTCTTACCACACAGGAACGCGTACATGGCCATTACGGACTGTACTACCTGGGAGCTGCTTAACCTTGACGTGGACACCATTGTTGAGATGCCCGATAAG GTATCCGCTATGTGTGGCATGACGTCGTCCGATCTTCTGGAGGTGCTGACGAACTATGGGTACGATGCCATAGGTATCCAGAACTTCTGCGCACGCCATGGCTTGAAGCAGAACCCGTGTGTACTGGCGCCAACCACAGCCCACGTGTCTCTCTACAAAGGCTGCACCATACTCGGCATGGGGAAGGGCAACCTGATCACTATACCCGTGGATGAGAACGCGCGGATGTGTGTCAAAG GGCTCCGCCACCTCTTGGAAGACAAGCTGGCCAACAGGATCCCTGTAGTGAGTGTCATCGCCATCATGGGCACGACCGAAATGAGCGCTGTGGACCCCCTTACCGACATCCTAGACCTTCGTAATGAGATGCGCAGACGG GGCTTGAACTTCATGATCCACGCAGACGGGGCTTGGGGAGGTTACTTCTGCACCATGTTGCGGACTCCACCCAAACCAGAAGACGACGGCGGAGAATACCCGGAATGGTTCGTTCCAGAGATGCATCTCAGTAACTACACCACCAAGCAGCTCTCTGCAATTCCACACTTAGATACGATCACGATTGACCCACATAAGAGCGGCTTCTGTCCCTATCCCGGAGGAGCGATCTGTTACCGCGACAAGCGCATCAACAGCTTCTTGGGCATCACTAACAAAGTGTCGTACTTACATGGATCACTGAACCTTGGGGATGTGGGTATTGAGGGGTCCAAGCCTGGTGCTGCCGCGGCGGGAATCATCATGGCTCACAGG GTTGTAGGCCTACATAAGAATGGCTACGGTCGTATCTTGGCTGAGTGCACATTCACCTCCAAGCTGTTGTACTGCCTGTGGACCTGCCTGGGACAGGACGATGACCCCTTCTTTGTGGTTCCCACCAAACCTTTACCACCAGACCGCACCCGAGTGGAGCACATCAAGTTCATGAGGACCCGTATTCTGAACAGGACTAACGAGGAGCTCGCTCAG GATGCAGAAGCCATGGAATATCTTCGCGAGATTGGCCCCGATACCATGATTCCTTGCTTCTCCTTCAACCTTAAGAACAACTCGGATGTGAATTTGTGCAATGACCTGGTACAGGCGGTGTTCAAGGATCTGTGTATGAGTGATGATCGTGTGTCTTCGTATCGCTTCCCCATGCTCGTCACCGCGTCCACTTACGCCCATCACGAACACAGCATCTCGCTTAGAAAGTACAAGAAACGCCTCGGA CTCGACCCGTATGACACGACAGGCGTCAAGTACATCATCACTACGTGCATGGATCCGTGGGCGACCTCTATCGACTTCGTGGATGATCTGGGCGCCATCATGAGGAACGCCATCCTTAATGCCATTGGAACG GGGACAGACCCGAGCGTCCACCATGACTTCATCACCACTGGTCAGCTGTCAGgtaataaaaagaacaagCACATGATTTGCTACTACGCCGGTCAGTTTCCAGCGGTTTCGCACCAGTACTGCGCTGCTTTCAAGATCCAGTTCTTCAACTCAGCCGAGGGGGAGGCTGTGGCAGACGCGGCCGCTAAGCATACTGAGCCGCTGACCCTACGTAGCGTGGAACAGAAACGTCTCCATGATCTTCTGTTGTACGATTTTGAGAAAGGGGACACTGGCAGACATGAACCAGAAGTCAAG GTTGACTGCTACTACGGCTTGCCAACGGAGGGGAAGGCGCCGTTTATGCGGACGACGGTCAGGGTGGTAGACGTGGCCAGATTTGATCACTTCGATCATACGGTGAAGAAATATCCAGAATTTAGCAGATACTTCATGTATGGCTCGGCTTACAAGGCCTTCATCATGCACATTCCGACCAAACAGCCGGACGTCCTGCAG CTCGTCGAGTTAAGCGCTGTACCGGAAGGCGTGTCCCCCCTGATCTTGCAACACGGCGCTGAGATCGAGATGCCATTCTCTGGGACCCCCCAGACGTCTGGCAAGGCGATCGTGGACCCCCTGGACAAATCACAGTACGAAGTGAGAATGAAAATCGAAGGAGGAGCCGAGATAAGAACCAAGATCGATATCGCTAAGAAGATCTGGTTTGACGGAAGTGTCGTTAACGGAACAGCTTGA